The Roseimicrobium gellanilyticum genome contains a region encoding:
- a CDS encoding DUF1772 domain-containing protein → MSSLLYTTTFIATLGSGLVAGIFFAFSTFIMKALGKLPPEKGIAAMQSINVVIINPWFIPLFIGTALLCVLITVLTFVQRPPSAMTWLLIGSVLYFAGSFVFTMMFNVPRNNALDAVDPSSAEGAKLWADYLVTWTFWNHVRTVASLGAMASFIVALNRLSS, encoded by the coding sequence ATGTCGTCCCTCCTCTACACCACCACCTTCATCGCCACACTGGGCAGTGGGCTTGTCGCTGGCATCTTTTTTGCCTTCTCCACGTTCATCATGAAGGCACTTGGCAAGCTGCCTCCGGAGAAGGGCATCGCGGCCATGCAGTCCATCAATGTGGTGATCATCAATCCGTGGTTCATCCCGCTCTTCATCGGCACGGCGCTGCTCTGTGTGCTCATCACGGTGCTCACCTTCGTGCAAAGACCTCCTTCGGCCATGACATGGCTGCTCATCGGCAGCGTGCTGTATTTCGCCGGCAGCTTCGTCTTCACGATGATGTTCAACGTCCCGCGCAACAACGCGCTGGATGCTGTGGATCCCTCCAGCGCGGAAGGCGCGAAGCTTTGGGCAGACTACCTCGTCACCTGGACCTTCTGGAACCACGTGCGCACGGTGGCCTCGCTGGGGGCGATGGCATCCTTCATCGTGGCGTTGAACAGACTTTCCAGCTAG
- a CDS encoding MSMEG_0572/Sll0783 family nitrogen starvation response protein produces the protein MPEVKLEAHKDGDVLVDYEQKVFEDVKANPGEKALVTFHGVAFEGSIGLVNTLNATRLLRKGYETSILLYGPGVTLGFQRGFPTLGDEAFPGHLLVNKRLATFMAEGGKIYACRFSTQALYGQTEKAFIPGIIPINPLDVLDCILLHQRANAVMIHSWNL, from the coding sequence ATGCCCGAAGTAAAACTGGAAGCTCACAAGGACGGCGACGTGCTCGTCGATTACGAACAGAAGGTCTTTGAGGACGTGAAGGCCAATCCCGGCGAGAAGGCACTCGTGACCTTCCACGGCGTGGCGTTTGAAGGCTCCATCGGCCTGGTGAATACGCTCAATGCCACCCGCCTCCTGCGGAAGGGCTACGAGACCTCCATCCTGCTGTATGGACCCGGCGTCACCCTCGGATTCCAGCGCGGCTTTCCCACGCTGGGAGATGAGGCATTCCCCGGCCACCTGCTGGTGAACAAGCGCCTCGCCACCTTCATGGCCGAGGGCGGCAAGATCTATGCCTGCCGCTTCTCCACCCAGGCCCTCTACGGCCAGACGGAGAAGGCCTTCATCCCCGGCATCATCCCCATCAACCCGCTGGATGTGCTGGACTGCATCCTCCTGCATCAGCGCGCGAATGCGGTGATGATCCACTCCTGGAATCTCTAA
- a CDS encoding serine/threonine-protein kinase, translating to MTASRGQDSDTVRALDSAEGNVVQAVGSTVRANSQLSDWEPPDLNDVAGMLPQFSFEKFLGRGGMGAVYLAHQLGLERKVAIKLLPAILAEDQQFVEWFRREARVLAQLSHPGIVTIHDFGQTQEGNYYVVMEYVEGANLHQIIRGDGLEPRQALDLVVQICEALEYAHSQGVIHRDIKPANVLVSRSGQAKLADFGLAKFIQKQEGAEPALTRTNQVMGTPDYMAPEQREGRAADERADIYSLGVLFYEMLTGERPQVILDKLSSRVNLDSRLDKVVAKALQQQPERRYQQVSTMKGDLNRIRKTAVSRHRTLLWVVAFSLPLLLLATAGIMFWYSPVPVPSSSETQPPPPAPGPERQAEPMPEDRPTTLAYAPEEAGSGWTVVPPITDTDLHCVWGWDPRNVWAVGQKGTILHFDGSSWKKMDSGTLEDLFAVVGTQDGTCVWAAGDHGTILRFRAGQWETMASGTTERLLAIVCCCPNHAWAAGENGSLCRWENMKWSTRSSGTTRTLRSLFGVKVNNIWAAGDHGFVMHWDGRRWQAEDSGTQMDIHHVCEMDPTGVVASGREGTMMFREAPNRWKPYRNSPYFGPDGARFTFLGFSGSDSLAWSITDRSWMLKGDEFDWLAVRLPVQSRLNSLWGHRDLFQCAVGQKGAIIVRGKSDLDVPERSLGMSGDPSPRSATDPSWKDLLKNVDPANHSLTGAWRLGPEGLFIVQPTFLGTCELPFEGALPAEYDLRVCVTRHTREESIQIAFRKGDRGAAFVLDAPLPSQSLMLAGLEHVQGLGLFEKNPTRLTRPRWLLSGVPHEIILRVRNSGLSVDVDGSQIFQWRGDWNTCSQTGGWFPSKVGIRPIFAVGSSRSEAVFHVVEMKALP from the coding sequence GTGACGGCATCTCGCGGACAGGATTCCGATACGGTGCGCGCACTTGATAGCGCCGAGGGCAACGTGGTACAGGCCGTGGGAAGCACCGTGCGAGCCAATTCCCAGCTTTCCGATTGGGAGCCCCCAGACCTCAATGATGTGGCTGGCATGCTCCCACAGTTCAGCTTCGAGAAGTTCCTGGGGCGTGGCGGCATGGGAGCTGTATATCTCGCGCATCAACTGGGCCTTGAGCGGAAGGTGGCCATCAAATTGCTGCCGGCCATCCTGGCGGAGGACCAGCAGTTTGTGGAGTGGTTCCGTAGGGAGGCACGCGTGCTTGCCCAGTTGAGCCATCCTGGAATCGTTACCATTCACGATTTCGGGCAGACGCAGGAGGGGAACTACTATGTCGTGATGGAGTATGTGGAAGGGGCCAACCTGCACCAGATCATTCGTGGTGATGGCCTCGAACCGCGACAAGCACTCGACCTTGTCGTGCAGATCTGCGAGGCCCTGGAGTATGCTCACAGCCAGGGCGTGATACATCGGGACATCAAACCTGCCAACGTGCTGGTGTCCCGTTCAGGGCAGGCAAAGCTCGCTGACTTCGGTCTCGCCAAGTTCATCCAGAAGCAGGAGGGCGCCGAGCCCGCACTCACGCGCACAAATCAGGTGATGGGCACACCGGATTACATGGCTCCCGAGCAGCGCGAGGGACGGGCTGCCGATGAACGTGCAGACATCTACTCTCTGGGAGTGCTCTTCTATGAAATGCTGACCGGCGAGCGTCCTCAAGTGATTCTGGACAAGCTGAGCAGCCGGGTCAATCTCGACAGCCGCCTTGATAAAGTGGTGGCAAAGGCCCTTCAGCAGCAGCCTGAGCGCCGCTACCAACAGGTAAGCACCATGAAGGGGGATCTGAACAGGATCCGAAAGACGGCGGTCAGCCGGCATCGGACCTTACTCTGGGTTGTGGCGTTTTCGTTGCCGTTGCTCTTGCTCGCCACTGCCGGAATCATGTTCTGGTACAGCCCTGTTCCAGTTCCCTCGTCTTCCGAAACGCAGCCCCCTCCACCCGCGCCAGGGCCTGAGAGACAAGCAGAACCAATGCCCGAAGACAGGCCGACTACCTTGGCGTATGCCCCGGAAGAAGCGGGAAGTGGATGGACGGTGGTGCCACCCATCACCGATACCGACTTGCACTGCGTTTGGGGGTGGGATCCACGCAACGTGTGGGCCGTGGGCCAGAAGGGCACGATTCTGCACTTTGATGGATCCTCCTGGAAAAAGATGGACTCAGGCACTTTGGAGGACCTGTTTGCCGTCGTGGGCACACAAGATGGAACGTGCGTGTGGGCCGCTGGCGACCACGGAACCATCCTGCGCTTCCGCGCAGGACAGTGGGAGACCATGGCGTCTGGCACTACGGAGAGGCTGCTTGCCATTGTTTGTTGTTGTCCAAATCACGCCTGGGCCGCGGGAGAGAACGGCTCTCTCTGTCGATGGGAGAATATGAAATGGTCGACGCGGTCCAGCGGCACGACCCGGACCCTGCGTTCCCTTTTCGGAGTCAAAGTGAACAATATCTGGGCGGCCGGGGACCATGGCTTTGTCATGCACTGGGACGGTCGTCGCTGGCAGGCCGAGGATTCGGGAACGCAGATGGACATTCACCATGTTTGCGAGATGGATCCCACGGGAGTCGTTGCCTCGGGCAGGGAGGGTACCATGATGTTCCGCGAGGCGCCCAATCGATGGAAGCCCTATCGAAACAGTCCTTACTTCGGTCCCGACGGCGCGCGTTTCACCTTTCTGGGATTCAGCGGCTCCGATAGCCTGGCGTGGTCCATCACGGACCGCAGCTGGATGTTGAAGGGCGATGAGTTCGATTGGCTTGCGGTGCGCCTTCCTGTCCAGTCCAGGCTCAACTCTCTCTGGGGTCACCGGGATCTGTTCCAGTGCGCCGTGGGACAAAAAGGGGCGATCATTGTTCGTGGCAAGTCTGACTTGGATGTCCCTGAACGCAGCCTCGGCATGTCCGGCGATCCTTCGCCACGCAGTGCCACCGACCCCAGTTGGAAGGACTTGCTGAAGAATGTAGATCCTGCGAACCATTCGCTGACCGGCGCATGGAGGCTGGGGCCTGAAGGGCTTTTCATTGTGCAGCCCACATTCCTCGGCACATGCGAGCTTCCCTTTGAAGGGGCATTGCCCGCCGAGTATGACTTGCGCGTGTGTGTGACCCGCCACACCCGGGAGGAGAGCATCCAGATCGCCTTTCGAAAGGGTGATCGGGGCGCAGCCTTTGTACTGGATGCCCCCCTACCGTCGCAAAGCTTGATGCTCGCGGGGTTGGAGCATGTCCAAGGCCTGGGCTTGTTTGAAAAGAATCCCACAAGGCTCACCCGTCCCCGCTGGCTTCTTTCAGGCGTGCCTCATGAAATCATCCTTCGTGTGAGGAATTCCGGCCTCTCGGTCGATGTGGATGGGTCTCAAATTTTCCAATGGAGAGGGGACTGGAACACTTGTTCCCAGACGGGCGGCTGGTTCCCTTCGAAAGTAGGTATCCGGCCCATCTTCGCCGTTGGCAGCAGTCGCAGCGAGGCGGTTTTCCACGTCGTTGAGATGAAAGCGCTCCCGTAG
- a CDS encoding SGNH/GDSL hydrolase family protein, with protein MFFRRTLSAAFLAFACSQTLLMQHANAADSIDTGDASQRGKNIQRTMRLLAESTPQKKNTVRILFYGQSITAQKWTKLVIKDLKKRFPNANIVSENRALSGYSSHLLVKTAETDLYPFQPDLVIFHVYGAHDKYEDIFKRLRERTGAEVLQQNDHLGAKDKIVEDTDPAKNAINSGNWNGFMNFTWLPKISRVYQTEFCDQRTIWKNYLTQQKLEPQALLTDAVHLNEKGEAVMAAAVISYLRYDPKLGPSPAEAWTKDYVVGKDVKWENGKLTLDFEGSAVELVVAPGTNAKPVQVSIDGKRPSELKELYGFTRAVAKPGGHWPVIMPLHSVKMPLVEDWTMEVKKEGSDDKLFSFTLSGSKTGADGEGRSDQKFVSKSGRIVIEPEDWGVAFPMGMSGLKPVPEKFTVKWSIVPWFMDTFQAPMVVEPTVETPVILLQGLANEKHTLELTGGTESRIQAIRVRTPPLKVFSDK; from the coding sequence ATGTTTTTTCGACGCACTCTCTCCGCTGCCTTTCTGGCATTTGCCTGCTCACAGACACTGCTGATGCAACACGCGAATGCGGCGGACTCCATCGATACCGGCGATGCCTCCCAGCGCGGCAAGAACATCCAGCGCACCATGCGTCTGTTGGCGGAAAGCACACCGCAGAAGAAGAACACGGTGCGCATCCTCTTCTATGGGCAGAGCATCACGGCGCAGAAGTGGACGAAGCTCGTCATCAAGGATCTGAAGAAGCGCTTTCCGAATGCGAACATCGTCTCAGAGAACCGGGCGCTCAGTGGTTACAGCTCGCACCTGCTGGTGAAGACGGCGGAGACGGACCTGTATCCCTTCCAGCCGGACCTGGTGATCTTCCATGTGTATGGAGCGCACGACAAATATGAGGACATCTTCAAGCGTCTTCGCGAGCGCACCGGGGCGGAGGTCTTGCAGCAGAATGATCATCTCGGCGCGAAGGACAAGATCGTGGAGGATACCGACCCCGCGAAGAATGCCATCAACAGCGGCAACTGGAATGGCTTCATGAACTTCACGTGGCTGCCGAAGATCTCGCGCGTGTATCAAACGGAATTCTGCGACCAGCGCACCATCTGGAAGAACTACCTCACACAGCAGAAGCTGGAGCCGCAGGCGCTGCTCACGGATGCGGTGCATTTGAACGAAAAAGGCGAAGCGGTGATGGCCGCTGCTGTGATTTCCTATCTACGCTATGACCCCAAGCTTGGGCCTTCACCCGCGGAGGCATGGACGAAGGACTATGTGGTAGGCAAGGATGTGAAGTGGGAGAATGGCAAGCTGACGCTCGACTTCGAAGGCAGTGCGGTGGAACTCGTCGTGGCACCCGGCACGAATGCGAAGCCGGTACAGGTGAGCATCGATGGCAAGAGACCCTCTGAATTGAAAGAGCTCTATGGCTTCACGCGCGCGGTCGCAAAGCCCGGTGGTCACTGGCCGGTCATCATGCCGCTGCACTCAGTGAAGATGCCCCTCGTGGAAGACTGGACCATGGAGGTGAAAAAGGAAGGCTCTGATGACAAGCTCTTCTCCTTCACGCTTTCCGGTTCCAAGACGGGGGCGGATGGTGAGGGGCGCAGCGACCAGAAGTTTGTTTCGAAGTCAGGACGCATCGTCATCGAGCCGGAGGATTGGGGTGTTGCCTTCCCCATGGGCATGTCCGGGCTCAAGCCGGTGCCGGAGAAGTTCACCGTGAAGTGGAGCATCGTCCCGTGGTTCATGGATACCTTCCAGGCACCGATGGTGGTGGAGCCGACTGTGGAAACGCCGGTGATTCTATTGCAAGGATTGGCGAATGAGAAACATACGCTGGAGCTCACCGGGGGAACGGAGTCTCGTATTCAGGCGATTCGAGTTCGGACGCCTCCTCTGAAGGTGTTCTCGGACAAGTAG
- a CDS encoding TatD family hydrolase: protein MPYIEPHGHMVSRTTDDYEKLALAGCVAICEPAFWAGFDRSGPQGFYDYFRQITEYEPKRAAKFGLKHFTWLCINPKEAEDTVLADEVMALIPQFINKPTVLGIGEIGLNKNSRNELIVLEKHIQIAADHDQLILVHTPHLEDKLKGTRLILDALKNHSKIKPERVIIDHVEEHTIDLVLDAGFWAGITLYPESKCTPHRAIDMLEARRGEQIWMNSACDWGVSDPLAAPKTMLEMRKRGWNEAMIQKVAFDNPVAFMSQTEKFKL, encoded by the coding sequence ATGCCCTACATCGAACCCCACGGCCACATGGTCAGCCGCACCACGGATGACTACGAAAAGCTCGCACTCGCAGGCTGTGTGGCCATTTGTGAACCTGCCTTCTGGGCTGGCTTTGACCGCTCCGGACCGCAGGGTTTTTATGACTACTTCCGCCAGATCACCGAGTATGAACCGAAGCGCGCGGCAAAGTTTGGCCTGAAGCACTTCACCTGGCTGTGTATCAATCCCAAGGAAGCGGAGGACACGGTGCTCGCAGATGAAGTCATGGCGCTCATTCCGCAGTTCATCAACAAACCTACCGTACTGGGCATCGGCGAAATCGGGCTGAACAAGAACTCGCGGAACGAACTCATCGTGCTCGAAAAGCACATCCAGATCGCCGCGGACCATGACCAGCTCATCCTGGTGCACACGCCGCACCTGGAGGACAAACTGAAGGGCACGCGCCTCATTCTGGATGCGCTGAAGAATCACTCCAAAATCAAGCCCGAACGCGTGATCATCGATCACGTCGAGGAGCACACCATCGACCTCGTGCTGGATGCTGGATTCTGGGCGGGCATCACGCTCTACCCGGAGAGCAAGTGCACCCCGCATCGCGCAATCGACATGCTGGAAGCTCGCAGAGGTGAACAGATCTGGATGAACTCCGCCTGCGACTGGGGCGTGAGCGATCCGCTAGCGGCGCCGAAGACCATGCTGGAGATGCGCAAGCGTGGCTGGAACGAGGCCATGATCCAGAAAGTGGCCTTTGACAATCCCGTGGCCTTCATGAGCCAGACCGAGAAGTTCAAGCTGTAG
- a CDS encoding Gfo/Idh/MocA family protein codes for MSERIKVGVAGVGAMGKNHARVLASLEGAELTAIYDLDQARAQELASQYHAKAVSTLEELTSLTDAVAVAVPTVAHRSVAGHLLEHGRHVLVEKPLSDSLKEAQELVALADAKKLVLQVGHIERFNPVMRQLEERIKLPRFIEATRLSPFPNRSMDVGVVLDIMIHDLEIILHLVRSPVVSVDTVGMPVLTRREDIANARIRFENGCVANVTASRVSDKKMRKIQVFHLEGYISLDYQEQTGHIYRRDGMSIAREEVLVEKEEPLKLELAAFLQAVREGSQPKVTGQQGTDALHLAIRITEDIAKATAALRP; via the coding sequence ATGAGTGAACGGATTAAGGTCGGTGTTGCCGGTGTCGGCGCGATGGGAAAAAATCATGCCCGGGTGCTGGCATCCTTGGAAGGAGCAGAACTCACTGCCATCTATGACCTGGACCAGGCACGGGCTCAGGAACTGGCCTCCCAATACCATGCCAAGGCAGTCTCCACCTTGGAGGAGCTCACTTCCCTGACCGATGCCGTGGCCGTGGCCGTACCCACCGTCGCGCATCGCTCCGTGGCTGGTCATCTCCTGGAACACGGCCGCCATGTGCTGGTGGAAAAGCCGCTGAGCGACAGCCTCAAAGAAGCGCAGGAACTCGTAGCGCTGGCCGATGCCAAGAAGCTCGTGCTGCAGGTGGGCCACATCGAGCGCTTCAACCCCGTGATGCGCCAGCTCGAGGAGCGCATCAAGCTTCCACGCTTTATCGAGGCCACACGGCTCTCTCCCTTCCCCAATCGCAGCATGGATGTGGGCGTGGTGCTGGACATTATGATCCACGACCTGGAGATCATCCTGCACCTTGTGCGTTCTCCCGTGGTGAGTGTGGACACGGTCGGCATGCCCGTGCTGACAAGGCGCGAGGACATCGCCAATGCGCGCATTCGTTTTGAGAATGGCTGCGTGGCGAACGTGACCGCCAGCCGGGTGAGTGACAAGAAGATGCGCAAGATCCAGGTCTTCCACCTGGAGGGCTACATCTCCCTCGACTATCAGGAGCAGACGGGACACATCTACCGCCGCGATGGCATGAGCATCGCGCGTGAAGAGGTGCTGGTGGAAAAGGAGGAGCCGCTGAAGCTGGAGCTCGCCGCCTTCCTCCAAGCCGTGCGCGAAGGCTCCCAGCCGAAAGTGACCGGCCAGCAAGGGACGGACGCGCTGCATCTTGCGATTCGCATCACGGAGGACATTGCCAAGGCCACGGCAGCGCTCCGCCCATGA
- a CDS encoding LpxI family protein, whose product MSLPSIALIAGSGVYPETFVSAARKAGVKRLVAAGFIDETRPDLERQVDAMAWFRVGQLSKMIKFFRKEGVKHAVMVGQIAPKNLFDLRPDLRTLMMLAKLKKRNAESLFGAIGDELKKDEIELLPATTFLEDYMPGVGHVAGPNPKDRRWEEAEYGFEIAKASSKLDIGQTVVVKKGTVLAVEAFEGTNECIKRGGTLGKGSATMVKVSKPNQDMRFDVPVIGPDTISNAAAAGVDVIAVEAGMTLILDQSEVFRRCAELKVSLLGMGEKKGE is encoded by the coding sequence GTGTCCCTGCCATCCATTGCCCTCATTGCCGGAAGCGGCGTGTATCCTGAAACCTTCGTCAGCGCCGCCCGCAAGGCCGGCGTGAAGAGGCTCGTGGCGGCGGGATTCATCGATGAGACCCGGCCCGATCTCGAGCGGCAGGTGGATGCCATGGCGTGGTTCCGTGTGGGCCAGCTCAGCAAGATGATCAAGTTCTTCCGGAAGGAAGGCGTCAAGCACGCGGTGATGGTGGGTCAGATTGCGCCAAAGAACCTCTTCGACCTGCGTCCCGATCTGCGCACGCTCATGATGCTGGCCAAGCTGAAGAAGCGGAATGCCGAATCCCTCTTCGGCGCGATTGGAGACGAGCTGAAGAAGGACGAAATTGAGCTGCTTCCCGCCACCACCTTCCTGGAAGACTACATGCCCGGAGTCGGCCATGTCGCGGGTCCCAATCCCAAGGATCGCCGCTGGGAGGAAGCTGAGTACGGTTTCGAAATCGCCAAGGCCTCCAGCAAGCTGGACATTGGTCAGACCGTCGTGGTGAAGAAAGGCACGGTGCTCGCGGTGGAGGCGTTCGAAGGGACGAATGAATGCATCAAGCGCGGCGGCACTCTCGGCAAGGGCAGCGCGACCATGGTGAAGGTGAGCAAGCCCAATCAGGACATGCGATTCGATGTGCCTGTAATCGGGCCGGACACCATCAGCAACGCCGCCGCCGCCGGGGTGGACGTCATTGCCGTGGAGGCCGGGATGACCTTGATCCTGGACCAGTCGGAAGTCTTCCGCCGCTGCGCCGAGCTCAAGGTGAGCCTGCTGGGCATGGGGGAGAAGAAGGGGGAGTAG
- the moeB gene encoding molybdopterin-synthase adenylyltransferase MoeB, which produces MSHRPAVPADPHLTPAELRRYARHLSMPEFGVEAQEKLKSARVLCIGAGGLGSPVTMYLAAAGVGAIGIIDADVVEESNLQRQLLHGTSDVGRTKLESAQKRLHDINPHVQVELHSLRFTSENAMDLVAKYDVVIDGTDNFPTRYLSNDVCVFLKKPNIYGSILRFEGQCSVFAPHLGGPCYRCMAPQPPPPGLVPSCAEGGVLGVLPGLIGTMQATEAIKLITGIGQPLVGRLLHVDTLSMKFRTFNLRRDPECPVCGDKPSITAPIDYEGFCGLPSSKNPHMSTETKDAIPAMTVQELQELRTSGAPFTLLDVREPFERDIAIIDGAAHIPLGQLGERMDELSRNKKLVVHCKSGGRSAKAVGLLRDAGFEDVWNVTGGINAWSKEIDSSVALY; this is translated from the coding sequence GTGTCCCATCGTCCTGCCGTGCCCGCTGACCCACATCTCACCCCCGCCGAACTGCGCCGCTATGCGCGTCATCTCTCCATGCCGGAGTTTGGCGTGGAGGCGCAGGAAAAGCTGAAGTCGGCGCGGGTACTGTGCATTGGAGCGGGAGGGCTGGGTTCTCCGGTGACGATGTATCTCGCCGCTGCGGGCGTAGGCGCCATCGGCATCATTGACGCGGATGTGGTGGAGGAATCGAATCTCCAGCGCCAGCTCCTGCACGGCACGTCTGATGTGGGCCGTACCAAGTTGGAGTCCGCTCAGAAGCGTCTGCATGACATCAATCCCCATGTGCAGGTGGAACTGCACTCTCTCCGCTTCACGAGTGAGAATGCCATGGACCTCGTGGCGAAGTATGATGTGGTGATCGATGGCACGGACAACTTCCCCACACGCTACCTGAGCAATGATGTGTGCGTGTTTCTGAAGAAGCCGAACATCTACGGCAGCATCCTCCGCTTTGAGGGACAGTGCTCTGTCTTCGCGCCGCACCTCGGTGGACCGTGCTACCGCTGCATGGCGCCGCAACCGCCACCACCCGGGCTCGTACCCTCCTGCGCGGAGGGTGGCGTGCTCGGCGTGCTGCCCGGACTCATCGGCACCATGCAGGCGACGGAAGCCATCAAGCTCATCACCGGCATTGGCCAGCCACTGGTGGGCCGCCTGCTGCACGTGGACACGCTGAGCATGAAGTTCCGCACCTTCAACCTCCGCCGCGACCCCGAGTGCCCCGTGTGCGGTGATAAACCCTCCATCACCGCGCCCATCGACTATGAGGGCTTCTGCGGCCTGCCTTCCTCTAAGAATCCCCACATGAGCACTGAAACGAAAGACGCCATCCCCGCCATGACCGTGCAGGAACTTCAGGAACTTCGCACAAGCGGCGCACCCTTCACCCTGCTGGATGTGCGTGAGCCGTTTGAGCGCGACATCGCCATCATCGACGGCGCAGCGCACATCCCGCTCGGTCAGCTGGGTGAACGCATGGATGAACTCTCCCGTAACAAGAAGCTCGTGGTGCACTGCAAGTCCGGTGGCCGCAGTGCGAAGGCCGTGGGGCTGCTGCGTGATGCCGGCTTTGAAGATGTGTGGAATGTGACCGGCGGGATCAACGCATGGTCGAAGGAGATCGATTCGAGCGTGGCGCTGTACTGA
- the lpxB gene encoding lipid-A-disaccharide synthase yields MKKIFILAGEVSGDTHGAGLMRALQDLHGELEFSGFCGPQMKKTGGAKMLDWVEQAGVLGLWEVLKMYGWFKQKMSEALALVAVEKPDAVILIDYPGFNLRFAKALREAGFDRPIIYYISPQVWAWKKGRVKTMAKLLDLMICIFPFEKDLYEKSGLRTVFSGHPMVDRTKALHRGWDREANLVGFFPGSRVNEVKRHFPVMLQAVKLIREAVPEAKFAVSAANQNLANMMRAMAESAGLPEAMRWIEVGTASDLMQRVQVGAVASGTATLEAACFGLPYVLVYKVNALTYVVGKSVVKIKHLGIVNVLAGETVVQELVQHEFTAGSVTQALITLLKDEAARTALTTRLAQVVATLGEGGAYRRAAEAVMNQLRMEEAEQKAL; encoded by the coding sequence ATGAAGAAGATTTTCATCCTCGCCGGTGAAGTCAGCGGTGACACGCACGGAGCAGGTCTCATGCGCGCCCTTCAGGATCTCCATGGGGAACTTGAGTTCTCCGGCTTCTGCGGTCCGCAGATGAAGAAGACCGGTGGCGCAAAGATGCTCGACTGGGTGGAGCAGGCCGGTGTGCTGGGCTTGTGGGAAGTGTTGAAGATGTACGGCTGGTTCAAGCAGAAGATGAGCGAGGCCCTGGCTCTCGTGGCTGTTGAAAAACCGGACGCGGTGATCCTCATCGACTATCCCGGCTTCAATCTGCGCTTCGCCAAGGCCTTGCGTGAAGCAGGCTTTGACCGTCCCATCATCTATTACATCAGCCCACAGGTGTGGGCCTGGAAGAAGGGTCGTGTGAAGACCATGGCGAAGCTGCTGGATCTGATGATCTGCATCTTCCCCTTTGAGAAGGACCTCTACGAAAAGAGCGGCCTGCGCACCGTCTTCTCCGGCCATCCGATGGTGGATCGCACCAAGGCACTGCATCGCGGCTGGGATCGTGAAGCGAATCTCGTGGGCTTCTTTCCCGGCAGCCGTGTGAATGAGGTGAAGCGCCACTTCCCCGTGATGCTGCAGGCAGTGAAGCTCATCCGCGAAGCCGTTCCCGAGGCAAAGTTCGCCGTCAGCGCCGCGAACCAGAACCTCGCGAACATGATGCGCGCCATGGCGGAGTCCGCAGGGCTGCCGGAAGCCATGCGCTGGATAGAAGTGGGCACCGCCAGTGATCTCATGCAGCGCGTGCAAGTGGGCGCAGTGGCAAGCGGTACCGCCACCCTGGAGGCGGCGTGCTTTGGCCTGCCCTACGTGCTGGTGTACAAGGTGAATGCCCTCACGTACGTGGTCGGCAAGTCGGTGGTGAAGATCAAGCACCTCGGCATTGTGAATGTTCTCGCCGGCGAGACGGTGGTGCAGGAACTCGTGCAGCATGAATTCACTGCGGGAAGCGTGACGCAAGCACTCATCACACTACTCAAGGATGAAGCCGCACGCACTGCGCTCACCACCCGTCTCGCACAAGTCGTGGCCACCCTGGGTGAAGGCGGAGCCTATCGCCGCGCTGCTGAGGCTGTGATGAATCAACTGCGCATGGAGGAGGCGGAACAGAAGGCCCTATGA